DNA sequence from the Cucumis melo cultivar AY chromosome 6, USDA_Cmelo_AY_1.0, whole genome shotgun sequence genome:
cggttgtcaagtgacattaaatACCCTTTAatggttttaaaccgacattaaaggtcagatttcttctagtgccAGTAAGTGGCTACTTATATACAGAGGGTAGGGACACTAACTTTTAGCAAAACCCAATATGATTCAAATTCAAAAAGCAAATTAGTTGATATTGCTTGGATGGATGTAATGAAGTTTGTTACATGAACTTCCCTAGTGATTTTATGTAATGGATACCGAAATGCTTCTTCTCTTTTAGGAATGGAAAGGTGGAAGGTCGTTTTCATTACAAGATACAAATTGACCATAAGGTAATTGACTGTCAGCTTTGTATATTTATTTGAACTATTGGTGGCTTAATGTCACGTGGTTATTTTTAACACTTAACCAACGTGCGGCACAATAGTGATAGAGACACCAATGTAAGCCTTAGAGTTTGTTAGAAGACTTGCTAGAAATAGAAAGAGGCTTTAGAGAAGGGAAAAGTAGGCAAAGAGTagagaaagattgagaaaattgAGAATACAAGTGTATTGCTTGAGTATGCTTGAGGATTTCTTGGATTTTCTTGGATGATTTTTGGATGCTTTGCAAATGAGACCCCTTAGGGGTATTTATAGTAGTTACATAACCGACCTTGCCCCTTAAAACCGACTTAAAAGGTCAGCAAAGTCGTTCTAGAGCATTCTGGGCTTTTCATGACAGTCAGCCACCGACATAGCACTGTTCATGACCGACATAGAAGGTTCCAGATGCGTCTGGGCGTGTCTGGAGGGGCCTGGAGCGTGCGCGCGGGTCGCCGTCACGTCCGTCAGGCGCGCGCGCGTTCCGCTCGTCACTGTGCTTAACGTCCGTCATCGAAAGTTCCAGAAATTTCCAGAGGCGTCTCGGGTCTTCCCGGCGCGCGCCGTCGGCGCGCGCGCGCGTCTGCCATGCGCGCTGTCTATTGCGCGCGCGCGCGGATGCCGCGCGCATCCGCCCATCTTCCGCGCGCGCGGGGCGCGATGCCGTGCGCACCCGCCTGCCCATCGTGCGCGCGCGCTGTGCCGCGCGCCCCTGCCTGTGTCGCGCGCGCGCGCGCCATGCCATGCCAGGGCCGCGCGCACTTGGCTGGCGCTCATGCGTCCGTGGGCTCCAACGGCTGTGTCATGACCCTTGCGTGACTTTGCTTATTTTCCTAGGGCCTTTGGACTGTGTGGGACTTGGTTGGCTCCTCTTGGGCAATGCTAAGGAGCCTTATTTTCGAAAAATTTTGGGGATCTATTTTTGGGGTGTGACACCCTCCCCCACTCGATTTCGCAACGTCCCCGTTGCGTTTTCTTTGAACTTCTCTATTTCTGTTTGGAATTGCCAAAGCATATCTTCGCGTTCCCAGCTGGCTTCGGACTCTGGCAATCCTTCCCACAGAATTAGATATTCTGAGTGGCTTGGAACTCCTCTTTTTCTGATTTTCCTCTCGGCTAGGATTTCCTTAATCTTCCTGTCAAACTCGATTACTACTCCGGTTGGCGCTCGAGAGGTTTCGCCTCTGTTCGGATCCTCCTTGTCTTCATGAAAAGGTTTTAACATACTTACGTGGAAGACGTTATGGATCTTCAACTTTGGAGGTAGTTCCACTTTATATGCTGCTTTACCCACTATCTCAATGATTGAGAATGGGCCTTCATATCGCCTGACAAGTCCCTTGTGGACTTTTCGAAGGGACTTGAATTGGTTTGGTAATAGTTTTACCAAAACCTTGTCGCCAATTTCATATTCTTTTGGCCTTCTCTTTTTATCGGCCCATTTCTTCATTCTTCGAGCCACTTTCTCGAGACATGCCCTTGATATGTCTTGCTCTTCGTGCCATTGTTTCGCGAAATTAAACGCAGAAGGGTTAGGTCCTTCATATGGGGCAATCAAGGCACCAGGTGTATTAGGCTGTTGGTTCATGATTATCTCGAACGGACTCTTGCCTGTTGCCTCGCTTCGTTGGAGATTGTAAGAGAATTGGGCCACATCTAAGAGGGTTGCCCAATCTTTTTTATGGGCACTAACATAGTGTCTTAGATATTGCTCCAACAAAGCATTTATTCTTTCCGTCTGGCCATCGCTTTGGGGATGAAAGCTTGTGGAGAAGTTTAACTCTGTCCCCATCAATTTGAACAGCTCCCGCCAGAATTTCCCAGTAAAACGTAGGTCTCGATCACTGATGATGCTTTTCGGTATCCCCCACAGTTTTACTACATTCTTGAAGAACAGTCTTGCCGCTTCATCTACCTTTACGTCTGGTGGGCATGGTATAAAAGTTGCATATTTGCTAAATCTGTCCACGACCACCATAATGGTTCCAAAGCCATGGGATTTGGGTAAGGCTACGATAAAGTCCATAGTGACACTATCCCATGGTTTCTCAGCGATCGGCAAGGGTTCAAGCAATCCCGCGGGAAGTTGTTGTTCCCCTTTGTCTTGTTGACAAACTAGGCAGGTCTTGACATAACTCTCAATGTCATCCTGCATTCTTGGCCAGTAATATTTATCGTGCACTAAGGCAAGTGTTCGGTTCATACCTGGATGTCCAGCCCATAAGGAATCGTGGCATTCCCTTAAGACATCCTTCCGCAAAGCTCCCCATCTTGGCACGAACAAGCGGTTACCAATCGTAAGGAGGGTACCATCGTTCTCCCAAAATCTTCTGGTTTTTCCCTCCTTGGCCAATTTCAGCAGATTCCTGGCCAATTCATCGTGTTGCATTCCTTCCTTGATTCGTTCAAGGAAGTTGCTCGTGGGCATGCTTCTTGTGATTGTATTTAGCTCGGCCTTGCGGCTGAGGGCATCAGCAACAACATTTGCCCTCTCTGGTTCTAGTTCGCTCTCCTGGTTTACTTCCCTTCTTGGGGGAAGTTTCTTTGACAGCTCTGAAGGCGTTATGTCCTTGTATTCGTCAAGGACCTTCTGTATATTGTCTGGTACCGGAGGCTCGTCAGGTTTTGCTTCCTCGGCTTCTATGGTCTTCATGGTTGCTATGTAGCATTGGTTCTTCGTGACTCCTCTTTTGAATCGTAATGCTGACAACATCTTTACTGGCTTCCCTCGCCTTATGGGAATCGTTGTCATTAGTCCATCAATAATGGATAACGTGCCTTTGTTGGAGTCGAGAAGGGTTACCACCTTATCGAAGAAACCCAAGCCAAGTACAATGTTGAAGTCGTCCATGGGTAGAACAGAGAAGTCTAGTCTCTTCTGCCAATCACCGATCTTCACTAATACTCCTTTGGCTACACCATGAATGGCCCGTTCCTTGGCATTTACTACTTTGACGATTCCGGTTTCTTCTTTGAACTTGAGGCTTAACCTCTTAGCTTCCTGAACATCCATAAAATTATGGGATGCTCCTGTATCAAACATGGCTGTGGCCTCTTTTCCTTCAATTCGAATGCTGCCATATAGGAGACCTTTATGTTCGACGTTAGTCTCCTTCCTCATTACCCCTATTTGCTGCATTGACCCAATTTGGGGTCTTGGTGCATCTTCCACTTGCTTTATCTCTTGGAACTTTGCAACGAGGTCATTTAATGCCTTTCGATTTGGACAATCCCTAGTCCAATGCGGTCCTTTCCAGATAAAGCAAGGTTTAGGAGGGTTAGAGGACTCACCTCGATATGCACCATCATTCTTGCCATTCTTCCACTGGAAAGTCTTCACTTTTCCCCCGTCCTTGTGACCAAAATTCTTGGTCTTATCCGATTTTCCTCCATGCTTCTCCGGATCAGGCTTCTTCCCCTTTGATTGGGCAGAATAGTCGACAAGCGTCTCTGCTACGGCAATAGCGTCGTCAAGGGTCTGGACATTACGACGGTCCAGCTCGATCTTTGCCCAATCTTTCAAGCCATCTTTGAACTGAAATAAGGCTTCCTTTTCGGGTAGATCGCCTATCTCGAGCATTAAGGTAGTAAATTCCTTTACATAATCAAGAATACTACCGGTGTGTCGGAGGCGACGGAGTTTACCGCGAGATTCTATCTCGGCATTATGCGGGACAAAGTGTTTTTGCAATTCagccttgaactgctcccatgaGTGGATGGCATTCCCACTTTGGTCGGCGTACTTACGACGCCACCACAATTGTGCAGCATCCCGTAGGAAGGTTGGGGCATGGTTTATCCTTGCCTCGTCATCGCGCACCCCTAACGCGACAAAGTATCTTTCGAGGCCGAATAAGAAGTTATCCACGACAGTGGCATTTCTTACGCCATTATAAACGTCGGGTTTGGGCACTTTGATGTTAGAAGTGCCTGACGTAGTGGGGTGTGTGCTCGTTGAGGGAGCATTGCTACCAAGATGTTTGGAACGACATTCTACACAAAAGGCATCTAATCTCGTTTCAAAAGAGATAGATGTAGTGTGGAGATCGTGTAACTCACCTTCCACGAATGCCTTTAAGGTTGTCACCGTGGATGCAAGCTCTCTCAACTCCTTCTGGAATGTCCGTCCCATGTCCTCAATCATCTCTTTAGCAACCGAGGTTATTTCGGCATTCTCTTGCACCaattcctcaaaattttcactcaGCCTACCAACCGCGAGCTGAACATCCTCCATACCTTGCTCAAGGTTGGTAAGGCGAGTGTCGACATGCTCCCTTACAGCAGGACCTTTTGATTTCGAGCGTCGGGTAGGAGAATGTTGCTCTTTTCTTCCCCGAGTAACAGGACCTTCAATGACCTGTTCAACGGGCGAAGTATGTCCTTCTTCAGCCGACATTATGCTAGCAAGAACACAAACGTACTTCCGTTTAAACCTTGGCTTTGATACCGACTTTAGCTTGGTATCGATTCCTCCGCAAGGATCGTTGCTCTCATACCAACTTTAGCTTGGTATCGATTCCTCCACAAGGATcgttgctctgataccaactgtcaCGTGGTTATTTTTAACACTTAACCAACGTGCGACACAATGGTGATAGAGACACCAATGTAAGCCTTAGAGTTTGTTAGAAGACTTGCTAGAAATAGAAAGAGGCTTTAGAGAAGGGAAAAGTAGGCAAAGAGTagagaaagattgagaaaattgAGAATACAAGTGTATTGCTTGAGTATGCTTGAGGATTTCTTGGATTTTCTTGGATGATTTTTGGATGCTTTGCAAATGAGACCCCTTAGGGGTATTTATAGTAGTTACATAACCGACCTTGGCCCTTAAAACCGACTTAAAAGGTCGGCAAAGTCGTTCTAGAGCATTCTGGGCTTTTCATGACAGTCAGCCACCGACATAGCACTGTTCATGACCGACATAGAAGGTTCCAGATGCGTCCGGGCGTGTCTGGAGGGGCCTGGAGCGCGCGCGCGGGTCGCCGTCACGTCCGTCAGGCGCGCGCGCGTTCCGCTCGTCACTGTGCTTAACGTCCGTCATCGAAAGTTCCAGAAATTTCCAGAGGCGTCTCGGGTCTTCCCGGCGCGCGCCGTCGGGCGCGCGCGCGTCTGCCATGCGCGCTGTCTGTTGCGCGCGCGCGCGGGCGCGATGCCGTGCGCGCCCGCCTGCCCATCGTGTGCGCGCGCGCGCGCGCCCATGCCATGCCAGGGCCGCGCGCGCTTGGCTGCCGCTCATGCGTCCGTGGGCTCCAACGGCTGTGTCATGACCCTTGCGTGACTTTGCTTATTTTCCTAGGACCTTTGGACTGTGTGGGACTTGGTTGGATCCTCTTGGGCAATGCTAAGGAGCCTTATTTTCGAAAAATTTTGGGGGTCTATTTTTGGGGCGTGACATTAAGGTGTCAAGTTGTCCAtggaaaatttaaattttaaacttcaAAGTTTGTTTCTAAGGTAGTGGAATTCATTTTCATGTCCAAGATGGGTATTCAGTTGGAAATAGCATCGCAGGATTTTGAAATTAAGATATCTTGCTCATGATTATTGTTCAAATGGAGATAGCATTGGCCTAGTGGTTGCGACACACTCAGATATAGACGTCGACACCAATATAATAAGCTTGGTTTTTGTCTGCCTCTGTTTTTCTCAAGGTAGAAAAGCTCTTTTATACAATGTTCACATCTAGCTGCCAACTTTGTGCTATGTAAGATATGCTTTTGGGTGTTGGTGTTTTGCATACATTGATGTTCTTTGTTTTGAATGATCTGATTCTATGGAGTgttaatactttttttttggAGTTGTCATAAATATTCTCCTTGTTTAAATTTATTAGAGATAGATGTTTGTTCAAGGAACGTACACATTTCTAGGGAATTTTGCTTGTAGATTTGggtgatgttttttttttttttttttttttttttggagactATGAACTGATTTCTAGACTTGGGACTGGTGGATCTCAACTTTGTTTTGTGGTTTGATTGtagaatttttttattattactattgttGTTGTGCAAACACATTTGTTTAAGAATTTAGAGTTAAATTTAAAggtaaatacttttttttttgtattaagtTCGATAACAAGATGCGAAAGTGTAACTTTCGCGATTAATTTTTTCATAATTATTATTTGTGTATGATAATGTaacttttttcttaattattatttgtgtATGATAATGTAATTTAAAGTGTATGATAATGTAATTTAGAGTGTTGTAACGATTTGAGAGTCGCATTACaagaaatatatatgtttatacttTTATTGTTGGGCGACCAATCATTTTATCTATTGTCATCGTGTTCATGATCAATCATAGAGTTcttattttgatgtttttaatttataatatttcATAATATGCATGAcatatatttaatctttttactaaaaaaagtaatatatCCCTACATCTCGTCTGGCCATTTGTTGCATGTCAATACTTGTGCTTTCTAGAACTACACTTTTTCCCTCCTCTAAGATAAATACGACATTGCAAGACTTGAAGGTGGAGGATTCTAATATTTGAGATCTTGGTTGGGTATATCCATTATTGATGAGCAGgtattgttttaattttatagAAAAAGATGTCAACTGAACctaatttgaaaagaaagaaaaaagaaaagaatcagTAACACTTAAATTGGCATGGAGATTCTATAGtgaatttaaagaataaaagtatatttttttaCATTTGGAAATAAGAtgtaaaattaaatacaaaaagaaaaaaaaaaaaaaaaaaaaaaagaacaaaagaacaAGAAATTCACTAGGCAACAACACTGGTTTTCACTTCATCAGAAGGTTGAATATATTTCCAACAAAATCCAAGAGTGCTCCCCATTATGTTCATTATCACAGCTGAAATTGCTGGAGGCAATGCCACCTTTGCTGAACTAAAATGTGAGGTTGCCAAAACAACTCCCAGTGATGAATTCTGCATCCCAACCTGAAACCAAAATCCACACCCTCTCATCCATATATCTATGTTTTTCAGTTTCTCCATAAGTGAATGTCGTTTGCTTACCTGCATGGATATAGTTCTTCGTTCTCGTTCTTGAAACCCGCAGATAGCAGCTGCTATATACCTGCAAATCATGGAAGCTCGTAAGGGTGTGTAGTGAGCCAATCGAGTGATTTCATCTTTTATAACAATATTAGATTTCATATTCTTCTTGCAAACAAGGATCGGTATCTACAACATATGAGAAGATTCTGTTTTGGGAGGAAACACAAAATTTCATCCATCTTATGTAATTGATCGGTGGCTAAGTATTCATTTTGGTTCATTACTTTGAGTTACATCTCAAATGATTTATATCGTACAAAATTCGTTTAGCTTCAGCATTCGAGCAACTAAGTCCATTGAGATGAGGAAAGAGATGCAACTTACCCGACGAAGAAACCAGCAAAGTGTAAACAAAACACCGAAAGTATTACTACTCCCAGCTCTCCTGATAATATACTTTTAAGGACTGTCCATAGAGATGCATCAGAGGCCAATGTGGCACTAACCATTGACGATTTGATACGAATGACATTCTCCGAGAAGACACTAATCAAGAAAAAGGTAATCAAAGGTGTGTGAGAGCGAAAAACAGTAAAAGGCTTTTGACGAAGTTTCCATTGGTAAGCACAACTTAGTGAagccaaaaaaagaaaaaagaaaaaagaaaaaaaagaaaaagaaaaagaaaacaattgtTGAAGAACCGAGACCTGCTAGCAAGCAGCGAGGAAGTTAAAACAGCAACAAGTGGTGCAAATGGTAACACCAATTTCACCAGGGAAGGAAATGCCTTTTGCAAACAAGAACCTAAGAGGATAGGAGCTACCACCACCTAACCAAAAAAGAAGACGATGGTGATGACTTGAGAACATGACTACGACGGCAAATGAGGACATAACTTTACCTGAAGGGTGCTGAGAGAAAGCTGTGCAGCGTCGACTGGAATATAAGCTCCTACTAGAAACTTTGTCAGAAAGGGAGTGAAAATTACGGCTCCTAGAGTTGTGCATACTGTCATTACAATAGACAAAGGAACGTCGCCTTGAGCAATTAAGGTTACCTGAAATACTATTTGATTGAAGTAACCGCGAACGGAAAACTTAATCAATCAACTTATTGTGGTCAAGGCTGTAAAGTAGGAAATCTAGTTCATTTGTTGATGATTGCATTCATAAAGTTGTCCATAATGCTTAACTAAGACAACTACTTTGAACACAGAAATGTGTTACTCAGCCTTATGGATGAAAACTCTGTTAAGAAACATCCATCTCTCAAATCGAGTACAAAGATGCAATAAATAGAATAATTAGCAGTCAAATATCAAGAAGGTTAATCATCAATTTCAATGGTAataacaacagcaacaacaaaacTGAACTATATATAGTCTTAATCCAACATTTGTGTATAATTTCTCTGTATAAACTTCTAGAACACATAAGCATCATCTTCTGAGAAgaattttcattaattaagaacAATACGGATCCTATTCCTATCTTTGCCACTATGATGTCCGCCGTCCGGTATTTGATTGACCATctgaattttgttttatgtttttaaatttatcaaGTACAACATCTTTTAAAACTGTTTTTGAATTATGTGATCCAAATAGAACATATTCTAAAAAGCATAAAAAAGTTTTATGTTTGTATTGTATCAGATTTggattctaaattttaaaatacaggATTATAAAGTGATTCTTTTGAAACAAATTAGgtagtatttttttttagtagGTTGCGGCTCTTCGCTTtctacatcttttttttttttttttttttttttgccgtTTTTAGGAGAAAAACAAAAGTTCTAAGAAATTAAACAGAACAAAGAAGAAAACAGAGATCATAAGCATTAATACCACATTGGAAGCAGATCCTCCAGGGCAACATCCAAGCAAGATCAAACCGGACAAAAGTGACTGGGAAAGCCCCAAAAATTTTCCGACCACCGCTGCAGAAGCCGGCATAATTGTGTACTGAGCTACACATCCAAACATTATCTAAAACAAAGCAACAGAGTCAAAACCATCAAGCATTACAAAAATTACCACAAACCCCCAGTTCCATCCCATCAAATCAATAATCAAAAtcccccaaaccccaaacccaaTTCAACACAATCTAAACAAGTTCAGATTCCAAAAACTCACGGAAAGAGGTCTTTGCATgaacaaattaaataaatctTTGATCTCTAGAGTAAGCCCCATGGCCAACATAATCAAACCAAGAGATAAGCTATAGGAACTCGGCCCTCTCTGCACAAACCACGAGAAGGTCGAGGGTTCGACGCAAGCAACAATCCCGCCAGCCGTCACATAGAGAGGGTAGAGACTAGCCGCCGTGGAAAGAAAATCGTCCAAACCAGTGGGTTTGGGCGGTGGCGACGGAGATGGGTGTTCGTTATTTTGTTGAACCGATCGGATGGTGAGTGATCTGGGCGGCGAGAGACGGGGAATTGGGGGTCGGTGAAGGCAGAGATTAGGGCGGTGGAGTAGTGGGGAAATGAAGGGGGTGAGTTGCAGAGAAATCGGAGGCATTGTGCAGAATTCTGCGGCTCCGATTTGTGAAGAAAAGAAGGGGAATTGAAGGAGATGATAGAAATTGAGTGAAGTAAGTGAAGCAAACCAACATGGCTTGTATTTTTGTGCAACGACAAGATTGTGTTGGGAAATTATTAGGAAGCAAGAGATTGCTATCAACAAATTGGTAGAAATATTGGCCCAAAGCAAGATGTTGGAATTTGGTAGT
Encoded proteins:
- the LOC103493327 gene encoding probable sodium/metabolite cotransporter BASS1, chloroplastic encodes the protein MPPISLQLTPFISPLLHRPNLCLHRPPIPRLSPPRSLTIRSVQQNNEHPSPSPPPKPTGLDDFLSTAASLYPLYVTAGGIVACVEPSTFSWFVQRGPSSYSLSLGLIMLAMGLTLEIKDLFNLFMQRPLSIMFGCVAQYTIMPASAAVVGKFLGLSQSLLSGLILLGCCPGGSASNVVTLIAQGDVPLSIVMTVCTTLGAVIFTPFLTKFLVGAYIPVDAAQLSLSTLQVVVAPILLGSCLQKAFPSLVKLVLPFAPLVAVLTSSLLASSVFSENVIRIKSSMVSATLASDASLWTVLKSILSGELGVVILSVFCLHFAGFFVGYIAAAICGFQERERRTISMQVGMQNSSLGVVLATSHFSSAKVALPPAISAVIMNIMGSTLGFCWKYIQPSDEVKTSVVA